The Niallia alba genome includes a window with the following:
- a CDS encoding PTS fructose transporter subunit IIC → MLKKMQIKKHALTAISYMLPLVVASGLLIAIGNLTGGSVIEDYKTSFDIPSALVSLGVLGMGLLAPVISGAIAYSIADRPGIAPGLLMGLIANAIGAGFLGGMLGGFIVGYFVLFLRKKLKVPKWAEGLMPMMIIPLISSLVIGLLMFFVLGVPIVWATEGLTSFLTSMQGSMRFVFGAILGGMAAFDFGGPVNKVASLFADGLLLEGIYEPEAVKILASMVPPFGVAISWGLSKLFRKKRYTKSEEDNIKIALPMGICMITEGVIPIAAVDIVRVVASCTIGAAIGGGFSMMWGVGSPVPSGGMFIVPAMTHPILFCLALLIGSFITGIMLFLWKKEPVAEIEETSSEEEEVDLSDIKISF, encoded by the coding sequence ATGCTAAAGAAAATGCAAATAAAAAAGCATGCTTTAACAGCTATTAGTTACATGCTGCCACTTGTTGTAGCATCAGGACTTCTAATTGCGATTGGCAATCTTACTGGTGGTTCAGTTATTGAAGATTATAAAACTTCATTCGATATTCCATCGGCACTTGTTTCGTTAGGGGTGCTTGGAATGGGCTTATTAGCACCAGTTATTTCGGGAGCAATAGCGTATTCGATAGCAGATCGCCCAGGTATTGCTCCCGGACTATTAATGGGATTAATAGCAAATGCAATTGGAGCAGGATTTTTAGGTGGGATGCTAGGTGGATTTATTGTCGGTTACTTTGTCTTATTTTTAAGAAAGAAATTAAAAGTACCAAAGTGGGCAGAGGGTTTAATGCCAATGATGATTATACCTTTAATTTCTAGTTTAGTTATCGGATTACTTATGTTTTTTGTGCTTGGAGTTCCGATTGTTTGGGCAACAGAAGGATTAACCTCCTTTTTAACAAGTATGCAAGGTTCCATGCGATTTGTTTTTGGTGCGATTTTAGGGGGAATGGCAGCATTCGATTTTGGTGGACCAGTTAATAAAGTGGCTTCTTTGTTTGCAGATGGTTTGCTATTAGAAGGCATATACGAGCCAGAGGCTGTAAAAATATTAGCATCAATGGTTCCTCCATTTGGTGTGGCTATCTCATGGGGACTTTCGAAATTATTCCGTAAGAAAAGATATACAAAATCAGAAGAAGATAATATTAAAATTGCTCTTCCAATGGGAATATGCATGATTACGGAAGGAGTTATTCCTATTGCAGCGGTTGATATTGTTAGAGTTGTTGCTTCCTGCACAATTGGAGCAGCAATTGGAGGAGGGTTCTCTATGATGTGGGGAGTGGGATCTCCTGTACCATCGGGAGGGATGTTTATTGTTCCTGCAATGACACATCCAATTCTATTTTGCCTGGCATTACTCATCGGCTCATTCATTACAGGAATTATGCTGTTTTTATGGAAAAAGGAACCTGTTGCAGAAATAGAAGAAACATCTAGTGAAGAGGAAGAAGTAGATTTATCAGATATTAAAATTTCATTTTAA
- a CDS encoding PAS domain S-box protein: MSGFKDFMQKFKKDEKNHPDFTNYDHASALNADTFRALYDNHPDAVFMLDVNGNVLDYNNSVKRIFGYNDKELSESFLPFFEKKDLEKRKYNFDGALKGTAQNYQAVVFQKNGEPIDVEIFHWKRIK; encoded by the coding sequence GTGAGCGGGTTTAAGGATTTTATGCAGAAATTTAAAAAGGATGAAAAAAATCATCCGGATTTTACTAATTATGACCATGCATCTGCCCTTAATGCTGATACTTTTAGAGCTCTTTATGATAATCATCCAGATGCTGTATTTATGTTAGATGTTAATGGAAATGTCCTTGATTATAATAATTCAGTCAAAAGAATCTTTGGATACAATGATAAAGAGCTTTCGGAAAGTTTTCTTCCTTTTTTTGAGAAAAAAGATTTGGAGAAAAGAAAATATAATTTTGACGGTGCTCTAAAGGGGACTGCGCAAAACTATCAAGCCGTTGTATTTCAAAAAAATGGTGAACCCATCGATGTCGAAATCTTTCATTGGAAAAGAATTAAATGA
- a CDS encoding class II fructose-bisphosphate aldolase — protein sequence MYVSMKGMLARANQGNYAVMAINCFNLETAKAVIGAAQELKAPIIIDLLQDHLIQHLGSKLLTRPIIEMANAASVEVAINLDHGQDIGFVKRCLKDGFSSVMMDASAYPIDDNIRITKEMVEFAQIYDASVEGEIGNIGSISSNHMTDDEMYTNPDLAIKYAKETNVDALAISYGSSHGDYPAGYVPAFRFDILEKIKGETGIPLVLHGGSGCGEENIKKSISLGINKINVGSDFFKAQLNSIKENLNSNELDYFDIIHQTITAGKALVQYYIELAGSKGKSL from the coding sequence ATGTATGTTTCAATGAAGGGCATGCTTGCTCGGGCCAATCAGGGAAATTACGCAGTAATGGCAATTAATTGCTTTAACTTGGAAACAGCAAAGGCGGTGATTGGAGCAGCACAAGAATTAAAAGCACCTATTATTATTGATTTATTACAAGACCATTTAATTCAGCATTTGGGAAGTAAACTGCTGACACGACCCATTATAGAAATGGCAAATGCAGCGAGTGTAGAAGTTGCCATTAATTTAGACCATGGGCAGGATATTGGGTTTGTGAAGAGATGTTTAAAAGATGGGTTTTCTAGTGTAATGATGGATGCCTCTGCTTATCCAATTGATGACAATATTAGAATAACAAAAGAAATGGTAGAGTTCGCACAAATATATGATGCAAGTGTGGAAGGAGAAATAGGCAATATTGGTTCTATTTCTAGTAATCATATGACGGATGATGAAATGTATACCAATCCTGATTTAGCGATTAAATATGCTAAAGAAACAAATGTTGATGCACTGGCTATTTCTTACGGTTCCAGTCATGGGGATTACCCAGCTGGTTATGTTCCAGCTTTCCGTTTTGATATTTTAGAAAAAATTAAAGGGGAAACTGGTATCCCTCTTGTGCTGCACGGCGGTTCCGGATGTGGGGAGGAAAACATAAAAAAATCTATTTCACTTGGTATTAATAAGATTAATGTAGGTTCTGATTTTTTTAAAGCGCAGTTAAATAGTATAAAAGAAAACTTGAATTCTAATGAACTGGATTACTTTGATATTATTCATCAAACCATCACGGCAGGGAAAGCGTTAGTTCAATATTATATTGAATTGGCAGGCTCTAAAGGAAAGTCTTTATAA
- a CDS encoding undecaprenyl-diphosphate phosphatase, which yields MDLHDFILIVKYFILGAIQGIAEPIPISSSGHLIIGQRLLGIEQRGLSFEIITNTASLIAIVFIYRKDIKQLITHSFLYIKTRKESYRADFRFSLYVIIGTIPAGVVGVLFGDYIADYFTSFYTISITLLITGVALWIIRNMRGVKRDGDLSLKDAIIVGCAQVIALIPGISRSGSTVIASIGLGMKQSTALRFSFMLYIPVSVGGAILGVTDMINSPDMKTLALPYFIAFITALVFTYFSMKWLMGIMEKGNLKYFAYYCFIVGSILLVVAYLL from the coding sequence GTGGATTTACATGATTTTATATTAATTGTTAAGTATTTTATTTTAGGAGCAATCCAAGGGATTGCTGAGCCAATCCCGATTTCTTCAAGTGGTCATTTGATTATCGGTCAAAGGTTACTTGGAATTGAGCAGAGAGGATTATCGTTTGAGATTATTACGAATACGGCGTCTTTAATTGCGATTGTCTTCATTTATCGTAAGGATATAAAGCAACTAATAACGCATAGTTTCTTGTATATAAAAACTCGAAAGGAAAGTTATCGAGCCGATTTCCGATTCTCCCTTTATGTTATTATTGGAACCATTCCTGCCGGTGTCGTTGGTGTACTTTTTGGCGATTATATTGCTGATTATTTTACTTCCTTTTATACTATTTCCATTACACTACTAATTACAGGTGTTGCTTTATGGATCATTAGAAATATGCGAGGTGTAAAAAGAGATGGCGATTTATCCTTGAAAGATGCCATTATTGTTGGGTGTGCCCAAGTGATTGCTCTTATACCAGGTATCAGTCGCTCAGGATCGACTGTTATAGCATCAATTGGATTGGGAATGAAACAAAGCACGGCATTGCGTTTTTCCTTTATGCTCTATATTCCTGTAAGTGTTGGAGGAGCAATTCTTGGAGTAACGGATATGATTAACAGCCCTGATATGAAAACTTTGGCATTGCCTTATTTCATTGCTTTTATCACAGCTTTAGTTTTCACATATTTCTCCATGAAATGGTTAATGGGTATTATGGAAAAAGGAAACTTAAAATATTTTGCTTATTACTGCTTTATCGTTGGTTCGATACTGTTGGTGGTTGCTTATTTACTTTAA
- a CDS encoding PTS sugar transporter subunit IIA — protein sequence MRIEELDFNKVVTEDLIELNLQGTTKEEVLNELTNLLFENGCISNKEGFIRDVMFRENEGVTGLEKGVAIPHGKSKHVLKTSIAIGRTNNFVEWESLDGNPINIIILFAVKDTDKTTIHIKLLQKVAVLLADEETISKFQTLQTKKEFLKILTEKD from the coding sequence ATGAGAATAGAAGAATTAGATTTTAATAAGGTCGTAACCGAAGACCTTATAGAGTTAAATTTACAAGGTACTACAAAGGAAGAAGTACTTAATGAGTTAACCAACTTATTATTTGAAAATGGTTGTATTTCAAATAAGGAGGGATTTATAAGGGATGTGATGTTTCGCGAAAACGAAGGTGTTACAGGTCTAGAAAAGGGGGTAGCCATCCCCCATGGGAAATCGAAGCATGTATTAAAGACTTCAATTGCAATTGGGAGAACAAACAACTTTGTAGAATGGGAATCACTAGACGGGAATCCTATTAATATTATTATCTTATTTGCAGTTAAAGATACTGATAAAACAACTATCCATATTAAACTATTACAAAAAGTTGCTGTCTTATTAGCAGATGAAGAGACAATTAGTAAGTTCCAAACACTTCAAACAAAGAAAGAGTTTTTAAAGATATTAACTGAAAAAGATTAA
- a CDS encoding helix-turn-helix domain-containing protein produces MVGERIRQLRIHKQLTQKELTEGICSITYLSRIENGQINPSAEFLRKVSKRLGYDLTELSVPNRDEKTLEIVENYKQSEKISEEDLSYLLVQTYELNSTKINLHLYGVLLRYYTTKGEIEQARSIFNLSKRFISGEISEGLEEEYFYYFLACGNYFYYFQDFERANHYYSKGESLLIDRDNLDAAKLYYNLSLVKQRTYDNQEVSLYYSQKAYDIFKNYGEKKYIITVLITLGVQYQLNNELDTSMDCLKKAEAIIVEDKESEKFVNYIAMIQHNMGRIFERKRDYQGAVTYYLKSIELFESHSSEQQNVYPLKRLVEIYIELKDWVLVDKYLEKAIFITEKHGLKYDYILLNIIKFSVKKLQGNESSYEKGMQKLLDTAMQLNQGALIRRITKELGSHFYEKKAYKKAADLLMKALDYEN; encoded by the coding sequence ATGGTAGGTGAAAGAATAAGACAACTGCGCATACATAAACAGCTGACGCAAAAGGAATTAACGGAAGGAATATGTTCTATCACTTATTTAAGTAGGATTGAAAATGGGCAAATCAATCCATCAGCAGAATTTTTAAGGAAAGTATCGAAAAGACTTGGCTATGATTTAACGGAATTAAGTGTTCCGAATAGAGATGAAAAGACATTAGAAATTGTGGAAAACTATAAACAAAGTGAAAAAATATCGGAGGAAGATCTTTCCTATCTGCTTGTTCAGACATATGAATTAAATTCTACAAAAATTAATCTACATCTTTATGGAGTTTTGTTGAGATACTATACGACAAAAGGAGAAATAGAGCAGGCTAGAAGCATTTTTAATTTATCTAAAAGATTTATTTCTGGAGAAATAAGTGAGGGTTTAGAGGAAGAATATTTTTATTATTTTTTGGCGTGTGGTAACTATTTTTATTACTTCCAAGATTTTGAACGTGCAAATCACTATTATTCAAAAGGCGAAAGTTTACTAATTGATCGAGATAATTTAGATGCTGCGAAACTATACTATAATCTCAGCTTGGTTAAGCAAAGAACGTATGATAACCAGGAAGTAAGTCTTTATTATTCCCAAAAGGCTTATGATATTTTTAAAAATTATGGGGAGAAAAAATACATTATTACTGTATTAATTACACTTGGTGTTCAATATCAATTAAATAACGAATTAGATACTTCGATGGATTGTTTGAAGAAGGCAGAAGCTATTATAGTGGAGGATAAAGAGAGTGAGAAGTTTGTGAACTATATTGCAATGATTCAACATAATATGGGAAGAATCTTTGAAAGAAAGAGGGATTATCAGGGGGCTGTCACATATTATTTAAAAAGTATAGAATTATTTGAAAGTCATTCGTCAGAGCAACAAAATGTTTATCCATTAAAAAGATTAGTAGAAATTTATATAGAGCTAAAGGATTGGGTTTTAGTAGATAAATATTTAGAAAAGGCAATTTTTATTACAGAAAAACATGGGTTAAAGTATGATTATATTCTACTTAATATCATAAAGTTTTCGGTGAAAAAATTGCAAGGAAATGAAAGTTCTTATGAAAAGGGAATGCAGAAACTTCTTGATACAGCTATGCAATTAAATCAAGGTGCACTAATTCGAAGAATTACGAAAGAACTTGGAAGTCATTTTTATGAAAAAAAAGCCTATAAAAAGGCAGCAGATCTATTAATGAAAGCACTTGATTACGAAAATTAA
- a CDS encoding BglG family transcription antiterminator, with the protein MSQVINERHQNILTILRKEKRYVTAAELAASLKVSKKTIYRDIQQIIEANLMPFRIIKKESFGYYLEKIEETLESETIVFDSPDERRLNLLLYLLSIAPCKTSIQKIAEKYIVSQSSILNDFKHIEKELKFYNLRLVRTNEGTFLRGDKLSIYRLMAVIIENYLTQMGDPFSQYDIPDSIKKVKVKNSNLLKIKKLLHEIQVKHDLSLDQPYYLTLFCSLLSIIEKQYNKLSLEEEIVFEEIDNSSNIYCICKDLIDELKKQFSIPLKSFDISSLYYILKAYKLNSRFLLNQDTEQYKNEQVILLTNRLIARVTENSGYRFDTDDELLERLTLHMHAMIYRLSHRIYIINPIIKSIKANFANIFSLVKASVKQLIEEGHCEKYITDEEIGYMTLYFQISYDDHFANQIPILIECTSGIGTSHLLSEKIRRTFPNIHIKKIIAQQRIKHTDYEDIELVISTVKTHSIIGKPTILVSPILNQEDKFKIDQFIKDYYNQQPIIDEK; encoded by the coding sequence GTGAGTCAGGTCATAAATGAGCGTCATCAAAATATTCTTACTATCTTACGAAAGGAGAAGCGGTACGTGACAGCTGCTGAGTTAGCAGCCTCACTAAAAGTTTCGAAAAAAACGATATATAGAGATATCCAACAAATAATAGAAGCCAATTTAATGCCGTTTCGGATCATTAAAAAGGAGAGTTTTGGTTATTATTTAGAAAAAATCGAGGAAACCCTTGAAAGTGAAACGATAGTATTTGATTCACCAGATGAACGACGTTTAAATCTATTATTATACCTTCTATCGATTGCACCCTGTAAGACTTCAATTCAGAAAATAGCAGAGAAGTACATCGTAAGCCAAAGTTCTATCCTCAATGATTTTAAACATATTGAAAAAGAATTAAAGTTCTATAACTTAAGGTTAGTAAGAACAAATGAAGGAACCTTTTTAAGGGGAGATAAACTATCCATTTATCGTTTGATGGCAGTGATTATCGAGAATTACTTAACTCAAATGGGAGATCCTTTTAGTCAATATGATATTCCTGATTCCATAAAAAAAGTGAAAGTGAAAAATAGTAATTTATTAAAAATTAAGAAATTGCTCCATGAAATTCAAGTGAAACACGATCTAAGTTTAGATCAACCATATTATTTAACATTATTTTGTTCTCTTCTTTCCATAATAGAAAAACAATATAATAAGCTATCGTTAGAAGAAGAAATAGTATTTGAAGAGATAGATAACAGTTCTAATATTTACTGTATATGTAAAGATTTAATTGATGAATTGAAAAAACAGTTTTCTATTCCATTGAAGTCATTTGATATCTCTTCTCTCTATTATATTTTGAAAGCGTATAAACTTAATTCTCGGTTTTTATTGAATCAAGATACTGAGCAGTATAAAAATGAACAGGTGATTCTTTTAACTAATAGATTAATAGCAAGAGTTACAGAAAATAGCGGGTATCGGTTTGATACAGATGATGAGTTATTAGAAAGATTAACCTTGCATATGCACGCGATGATATATCGATTAAGTCATCGAATCTATATAATTAACCCAATTATAAAGTCCATAAAAGCGAACTTTGCCAATATATTTAGCTTAGTGAAGGCTAGCGTAAAACAGTTAATAGAAGAGGGGCATTGTGAAAAGTATATAACAGATGAAGAAATTGGTTATATGACTTTATATTTTCAAATTTCATATGATGATCATTTTGCTAATCAAATTCCTATATTAATTGAATGTACAAGTGGAATTGGCACTTCTCATTTGTTAAGTGAAAAAATAAGAAGAACTTTTCCTAACATCCATATAAAGAAAATAATTGCTCAGCAACGAATAAAACACACTGATTACGAAGATATAGAACTAGTAATTTCTACTGTGAAAACACATAGTATCATTGGTAAGCCTACTATACTTGTGAGCCCCATTCTAAACCAAGAGGATAAATTTAAAATAGACCAATTTATTAAGGACTACTACAATCAACAGCCTATAATCGATGAAAAATGA
- a CDS encoding ketose-bisphosphate aldolase → MLLNMKQLLEVAQKHQFAVGAFNVADSNFLRVVVEEAENNNSPAIIAVHPTELDFVKDDFFSYVLSRIKNSHVPFVLHLDHGGNLEDIMRAIHVGFSSVMIDGSLLPLEENIQLTKQIVEVSHALGVSVEGELGTIGNTGTSVEGGVSEVIYTRPEDAQEFVERTGVDTLAIAIGTCHGIYPKDRKPKLRIDILKEIKETVDIPLVLHGGSANPDQEIAEAVQIGIQKVNISSDYKYAFYKKCREILAETELWDPNAIYPACIDAAKEIVKYKMNLFQSIGKEEIYRAENVTAWRKELV, encoded by the coding sequence ATGTTATTAAATATGAAGCAATTATTAGAAGTTGCACAAAAGCATCAATTCGCAGTAGGAGCATTTAATGTAGCGGATAGTAATTTTCTTAGAGTTGTAGTAGAAGAAGCGGAGAATAATAATTCACCAGCTATTATTGCTGTACATCCAACTGAATTAGACTTTGTAAAGGATGATTTTTTTTCCTATGTGCTATCAAGAATAAAAAATAGTCATGTTCCGTTTGTGTTGCATTTAGATCATGGTGGGAATCTGGAAGATATTATGCGAGCGATTCATGTAGGATTTAGTTCTGTAATGATCGATGGTTCATTACTCCCACTAGAAGAAAACATCCAGTTGACGAAACAAATAGTGGAAGTTAGTCATGCGCTAGGAGTATCAGTTGAAGGAGAATTAGGAACAATTGGTAATACAGGCACATCTGTTGAAGGAGGGGTATCAGAAGTAATTTATACAAGACCAGAAGATGCCCAAGAATTTGTAGAAAGAACTGGTGTCGATACGTTGGCTATTGCGATTGGAACATGTCACGGTATTTATCCAAAAGATAGGAAGCCAAAGCTTAGAATAGATATTTTAAAGGAAATTAAAGAAACGGTCGATATTCCGTTAGTATTGCATGGTGGCTCGGCTAATCCAGATCAAGAGATTGCAGAAGCTGTTCAAATTGGTATTCAAAAAGTAAATATTTCGTCGGATTATAAGTACGCTTTTTATAAAAAATGCCGTGAAATTTTGGCTGAAACTGAGCTATGGGATCCAAACGCTATTTATCCAGCGTGCATTGATGCAGCCAAAGAGATAGTAAAATATAAAATGAATTTATTTCAATCTATTGGAAAGGAAGAAATTTACAGAGCAGAAAATGTAACTGCATGGCGTAAGGAATTAGTATAA
- a CDS encoding PTS fructose transporter subunit IIB produces MNIVGISACTSGIAHTYIAKEKLIKAGQELGHKVRIETQGTIGIEDELTTKEIAEADLVIIAADIKVSGKERFLGKKIVEVPTHIAIKAPKQLYQKIDAELNKQ; encoded by the coding sequence ATGAATATTGTTGGTATTTCAGCGTGTACTTCTGGAATTGCTCATACTTATATTGCAAAAGAAAAATTGATTAAAGCTGGTCAAGAACTAGGACATAAGGTTCGTATTGAAACACAGGGAACGATTGGAATTGAGGATGAATTAACGACTAAAGAGATAGCGGAAGCAGATTTGGTCATAATTGCGGCAGATATTAAGGTAAGTGGTAAAGAACGTTTTTTAGGCAAAAAAATTGTAGAGGTACCAACTCATATTGCGATAAAGGCTCCGAAACAACTTTATCAAAAGATTGACGCTGAGTTAAATAAACAGTGA